A genomic window from Desulfonatronovibrio magnus includes:
- the bioA gene encoding adenosylmethionine--8-amino-7-oxononanoate transaminase gives MNWTQMLDFDRGHIWHPYTSLASPLPVYPVESASGVRVRLQDGTELVDGMASWWCVIHGYNHPVLNEAVQKQLHKMAHVMFGGFTHEPAVELAQMLRDLTPQGLEKVFFCDSGSVSVEVALKMALQYWHAAGKPEKTKFISLERGYHGDTFGAMSVCDPVTGMHTLFSGFLPRNFFAPSPGCGFAEPCLPEHLEKAADLIKQHHREVAAFILEPVVQGAGGMKFYSPEYLNAVKQLCRQYDLLLIADEIATGFGRTGRLFACEHAGITPDIMCVGKALTGGYMSLAAAMCTDRIAEVISSRSPGAFMHGPTFMGNPLACATAVASIQLLLDCDWQKKIMFIEQELRKGLESCIDLPGVREVRVLGAIGVLEMEDMVDTALAQKMFVELGVWIRPFLNLIYVMPPYVADREDVAKLTQAMRYAAENI, from the coding sequence ATGAACTGGACACAAATGCTCGACTTTGACCGGGGCCATATCTGGCATCCCTACACTTCTCTTGCTTCACCTCTGCCAGTTTACCCTGTGGAATCAGCTTCCGGTGTCAGGGTCAGGCTGCAAGACGGAACAGAGCTTGTTGATGGTATGGCTTCCTGGTGGTGCGTTATTCATGGCTATAATCACCCTGTTTTAAATGAGGCTGTGCAAAAACAGCTGCACAAGATGGCACATGTCATGTTTGGCGGCTTTACCCATGAACCTGCTGTTGAACTTGCGCAAATGCTCAGGGACTTGACACCCCAGGGATTGGAAAAGGTTTTTTTCTGTGATTCAGGCTCGGTTTCCGTGGAAGTTGCCTTGAAGATGGCGCTGCAATACTGGCATGCTGCTGGTAAACCTGAAAAAACAAAGTTTATAAGCCTTGAACGAGGCTATCATGGGGACACATTCGGGGCAATGTCTGTCTGTGATCCGGTAACTGGAATGCACACATTGTTTTCAGGCTTTCTGCCCAGGAATTTTTTTGCACCATCGCCTGGATGCGGTTTTGCTGAACCTTGCCTGCCTGAACATCTCGAAAAAGCGGCAGATCTTATAAAGCAGCATCACCGTGAAGTTGCTGCATTTATTCTTGAGCCTGTTGTTCAGGGGGCAGGGGGGATGAAATTTTATTCACCTGAATATCTCAATGCTGTTAAGCAGCTTTGCAGACAATATGATCTTCTGCTTATTGCTGATGAAATCGCCACAGGTTTTGGCAGAACAGGCAGACTCTTTGCCTGTGAGCATGCCGGCATTACTCCGGATATAATGTGCGTGGGCAAAGCTTTGACCGGAGGCTACATGAGCCTTGCCGCTGCCATGTGTACTGACCGGATTGCTGAGGTTATATCCAGCAGATCTCCCGGAGCATTTATGCATGGTCCAACCTTTATGGGCAACCCCCTGGCCTGCGCTACAGCTGTGGCGAGTATACAACTTTTACTTGATTGTGACTGGCAAAAAAAGATAATGTTTATAGAACAGGAACTGCGCAAGGGGCTTGAAAGCTGCATTGATTTGCCCGGGGTCAGGGAAGTCAGAGTGCTGGGTGCTATTGGAGTTCTGGAGATGGAGGACATGGTGGATACAGCTTTGGCTCAGAAGATGTTTGTTGAGCTTGGGGTGTGGATCAGGCCTTTTTTGAATTTGATTTATGTAATGCCTCCATATGTGGCAGACAGGGAAGATGTGGCTAAGCTGACACAAGCGATGCGCTATGCAGCTGAGAATATTTGA
- a CDS encoding UvrD-helicase domain-containing protein has translation MIKPADHAQRSYALDPSKSFIVQAPAGSGKTELLTRRFLRLLSLVREPEEILAITFTRKAAAEMRSRIITSLKDAALGTTVEQPHEAENRALAQAALDQDRQREWNILQNPSRLKIRTIDSFCLYLAGRIPVQSGLGGEPEVTQDPSHLYSQAAENTLLELNRDSQWYEPLKRILLLLDNDWAKARDLIINMLELRDHWLRLIGSVPDRDNMRRILENHLQNEVRRGLEHLSLVAGRCLSPEIISTLVRCMRHACSNLENTNPQSIILKWNDAPKFPGAKYADKDKWLALRELLMTRQGEWRKTVTKNIGFPPAQKGKKGCENSERKSEIIELLNSVFPSQKDFKEALVGIDLLPEAEFLDPTWQDLSSLVDILTMAVGQLYLVMVQKKQVDYTEVARSALQALGSESEPSELLLRLDYQIQHILFDEFQDTSISQQEMLTRITSGWTGNDGRTIFLVGDPMQSIYAFRDADVGVFLSAKQTGIGQIKLHPLELSVNFRSDQVVVDWVNQVFPDVFHSHEDLVSGAVTYCPMQAWHGQQGLVQIHPFVDSEPTVEAARVLDIINDTRDKYPEDSIAVLVRNRSHLQDIVGLMRGEKIDFQAVEIEPLHERQVVLDLLSLTRALLRPGESLSWLSVLRAPWAGLDLKTLTSIVEHDRQKSILEKIAQPDLLKGIDHEALKRIEKLKSIIIPAIQNRDRKPLNSLVEAVWFSLGGPACLETSQEIEDAQAFFRHLQSNLKSWSIEDLKHFQESLARLYSRPGFQSDNPVQIMTVHKAKGLEFDTVIIPALQKPPRGSDKLMLQFMELPAQDETGFSRLLLAPIAPYGEESHPTYKYIENLKKERELNEAGRLLYVAVTRAKKRLHLTGTVKQKLIEDQLHISTPPDNTFAKIIWTVLEPEFLNASANSNGLKQTTAEPQPRHNILTRIAPDWTQPELPVNQFDFLKKTQLTKESFEPVTYHWAGDAIRHTGTLVHDLLRTIAQQGLTDWSDEKVDNMEDSIEKALLRLGVSRVDLNLAMKKVTRAIKNTINDPTGRWILDNHKQARNEYALSSYIDGKLIRVVMDRTFLDSYNTTWIIDYKTGTHEGGNLESFLHTEMERHSKQISTYRKIMFLHGAKNVRAGLYFPLLKSWLEMP, from the coding sequence ATGATTAAACCAGCCGACCACGCCCAGCGCTCTTATGCCTTAGATCCATCAAAATCATTTATAGTTCAGGCCCCTGCAGGTTCAGGCAAGACAGAACTTCTGACCAGACGTTTTCTGCGTCTTTTATCACTGGTACGTGAGCCTGAAGAAATCCTGGCCATTACTTTTACCCGAAAGGCTGCTGCTGAAATGCGCAGCCGCATCATTACCTCCCTGAAAGATGCAGCGCTCGGCACAACTGTAGAGCAGCCTCACGAGGCTGAAAACAGAGCTCTTGCTCAAGCCGCCCTGGACCAGGACCGTCAAAGAGAATGGAATATTCTGCAGAATCCATCACGGTTAAAAATCAGAACCATTGATTCTTTCTGCCTTTATCTTGCCGGTAGAATACCGGTTCAATCCGGCCTTGGTGGAGAACCTGAAGTTACCCAGGATCCCAGTCATCTTTACAGCCAGGCTGCAGAAAATACTCTGCTGGAACTTAATCGGGACAGTCAATGGTACGAGCCATTGAAAAGAATCCTTCTGCTGCTGGACAATGACTGGGCAAAAGCCAGAGATTTGATCATCAACATGCTGGAGCTCAGGGATCACTGGCTAAGGCTAATTGGATCCGTTCCAGACCGTGACAATATGCGTCGTATTCTGGAAAACCATCTGCAGAATGAAGTTCGGCGCGGACTGGAGCATCTTTCACTGGTGGCTGGCAGATGTCTTAGTCCTGAAATCATTTCCACTCTTGTGAGGTGTATGCGGCATGCCTGTTCCAACCTCGAGAACACCAACCCGCAATCCATTATTCTGAAATGGAATGATGCACCAAAGTTTCCTGGTGCCAAATACGCTGACAAAGACAAATGGCTGGCCCTCAGGGAACTTCTTATGACCAGACAGGGAGAATGGCGGAAAACAGTTACCAAAAACATCGGCTTCCCTCCGGCTCAGAAAGGTAAGAAGGGTTGCGAGAACAGTGAGCGCAAATCAGAAATAATAGAACTTCTAAACAGCGTTTTTCCTTCTCAGAAAGATTTCAAGGAGGCTCTGGTCGGCATTGACCTTCTTCCCGAGGCCGAATTTCTCGACCCCACCTGGCAGGATCTATCCAGCCTGGTAGACATTCTAACTATGGCTGTAGGCCAGCTTTACCTCGTCATGGTTCAGAAAAAACAAGTGGACTACACAGAAGTTGCCAGGTCTGCTCTCCAGGCCCTGGGCAGCGAAAGTGAACCTTCAGAGCTGCTTTTGCGCTTAGATTATCAGATTCAGCATATTCTTTTTGATGAATTTCAGGATACCAGCATCAGCCAGCAGGAAATGCTGACCCGCATTACTTCCGGATGGACCGGCAATGATGGCAGAACAATTTTTCTTGTAGGTGATCCCATGCAATCCATATATGCTTTCAGGGACGCAGATGTTGGTGTTTTTCTAAGCGCTAAACAGACTGGAATAGGACAGATTAAACTCCATCCTCTGGAATTGAGTGTCAATTTTCGTTCTGATCAGGTGGTTGTGGACTGGGTTAATCAAGTCTTTCCCGATGTTTTCCACTCTCATGAAGACCTTGTCAGTGGAGCTGTCACCTACTGTCCCATGCAGGCATGGCATGGTCAACAGGGGCTGGTTCAAATTCATCCCTTTGTTGATTCAGAGCCGACTGTTGAGGCAGCAAGAGTATTGGATATAATCAACGATACCAGAGATAAATATCCTGAGGACAGTATTGCTGTACTGGTCAGAAACAGATCCCACCTGCAGGATATTGTCGGGCTTATGCGTGGGGAAAAAATTGACTTTCAGGCCGTGGAAATTGAACCTTTGCATGAGCGACAGGTGGTTTTAGACCTTTTATCTTTGACCAGAGCATTGTTAAGACCAGGGGAATCCCTGTCCTGGTTGTCTGTTCTGCGCGCCCCATGGGCTGGTTTAGATCTCAAAACTCTGACCAGTATAGTAGAACATGACCGGCAGAAATCCATTCTTGAAAAAATTGCTCAACCTGATTTGCTCAAGGGAATTGACCATGAGGCTCTGAAAAGAATTGAAAAACTTAAGTCCATAATAATTCCTGCCATCCAAAATCGAGATAGAAAGCCTTTGAACTCCCTTGTGGAAGCTGTCTGGTTTTCTCTGGGCGGACCTGCCTGTCTTGAAACCAGTCAGGAAATTGAAGATGCCCAGGCATTTTTCAGACATTTGCAATCCAATCTGAAAAGCTGGTCCATCGAAGATCTCAAGCATTTCCAGGAATCACTGGCCAGGCTGTATTCCAGGCCCGGCTTTCAAAGCGACAATCCTGTCCAGATAATGACTGTACATAAGGCCAAAGGCCTGGAATTTGATACTGTCATTATCCCGGCTCTGCAAAAACCTCCAAGAGGATCAGACAAGCTCATGCTGCAATTCATGGAATTGCCGGCCCAGGATGAAACAGGATTTTCCAGACTTCTTCTGGCTCCCATCGCACCTTATGGAGAAGAATCTCACCCTACTTATAAATACATTGAGAATCTTAAAAAAGAACGAGAATTAAATGAAGCCGGCCGCCTTTTATACGTGGCTGTAACCAGAGCAAAAAAAAGGCTGCATCTGACAGGTACTGTGAAACAAAAGCTGATAGAAGATCAATTGCACATCAGCACTCCCCCTGATAATACTTTTGCCAAAATTATATGGACGGTCCTGGAGCCTGAATTTTTAAACGCGTCTGCTAATAGCAATGGGCTCAAGCAAACTACAGCTGAACCACAACCCAGGCACAACATCTTGACAAGGATTGCCCCGGACTGGACCCAGCCTGAGTTGCCAGTCAATCAGTTTGATTTTCTGAAGAAAACCCAGTTGACCAAAGAGAGCTTTGAACCTGTAACATACCACTGGGCCGGTGATGCCATCAGGCATACAGGCACACTTGTACATGATCTTCTGCGGACCATAGCCCAGCAGGGGCTGACAGACTGGAGCGATGAAAAGGTGGACAATATGGAGGATTCCATAGAGAAAGCCCTTTTACGCCTTGGAGTAAGCAGAGTCGATCTGAATCTTGCCATGAAAAAAGTAACCAGGGCCATCAAGAACACCATTAATGATCCAACAGGCAGATGGATCCTTGACAATCATAAACAGGCCCGTAATGAATACGCCTTAAGTTCTTACATTGATGGAAAACTGATCAGGGTCGTCATGGACAGAACTTTCCTGGACAGTTACAATACAACATGGATAATCGACTATAAAACAGGTACCCACGAAGGGGGAAACCTGGAAAGCTTCCTGCACACTGAGATGGAAAGACACAGCAAGCAGATCAGCACGTACAGGAAGATTATGTTTCTTCATGGCGCAAAAAACGTAAGGGCAGGTCTGTATTTCCCTCTTCTCAAGTCATGGTTGGAAATGCCCTGA
- a CDS encoding AAA-like domain-containing protein — MRYFHSYGPVDCQEHFCVARTALIDNCIEQLIGNPQKGGHYFTLWAPRQSGKTWVMQQVAQAVKDQYKELFHVAMMSMQGIVMEQEDSPDVFLDRVPHLFRRAFKQRIDRPRSWEELSELFLADSGLFDRPVILLIDEFDKLPALVIDRLVSLFRDMYLDRSNFVLHGLALIGVRAVLGVDSERGSPFNVQRSLHVPNFTKAEVSDLFGQYQTESGQKVSPEVVNAVHAATCGQPGLVCWFGELLTTKFNPGQDKVIDMAVWEETYLAVVHTEWNNSILNLIKKAQSPYLPQVLDLFTRSDLPFSIRAEWCSYLYLLGVIDKEKNLDGGAVRYVCRFASPYIQTCLYNALTRDLMGERPPILPLEPMDELLDVFSGPELNLPALLDRYVFYLQRLKDSGLNPWHNQPRRTDLHYTEYVGHFHLYAWLQNAVQDYCIVSPEFPTGNGRVDLHLKCTDKEGVIEVKNYTNQAKTKRYIQQAASYASNLTLPSITIALFVPLEDETILARLSKSYEIAGVQIVVRAIGWV; from the coding sequence ATGAGATATTTTCATTCATACGGACCTGTGGACTGCCAAGAGCATTTCTGCGTTGCGCGCACTGCCTTGATTGATAATTGTATTGAGCAGTTGATAGGCAATCCCCAGAAAGGCGGACACTATTTTACCCTTTGGGCACCCCGACAGTCTGGAAAGACATGGGTGATGCAGCAGGTGGCTCAAGCTGTTAAAGATCAATATAAAGAACTGTTTCATGTGGCCATGATGTCCATGCAGGGCATTGTTATGGAACAGGAGGATTCGCCGGATGTTTTTCTGGACAGGGTACCGCATTTGTTCCGCCGTGCCTTTAAGCAGAGAATTGACAGACCCAGATCCTGGGAGGAACTAAGTGAGTTGTTCCTGGCTGATTCAGGTTTGTTTGATCGCCCTGTTATTTTGCTGATTGATGAATTTGACAAACTGCCGGCCTTAGTCATTGATCGACTGGTGAGTCTGTTCCGAGACATGTATCTGGATCGGAGTAATTTTGTTCTGCATGGTTTGGCTCTCATTGGTGTCAGGGCTGTTCTCGGTGTAGATAGTGAGCGGGGATCGCCCTTCAATGTTCAGCGTTCCCTGCATGTGCCGAATTTTACAAAGGCGGAAGTCAGTGATCTATTTGGTCAGTACCAGACTGAAAGTGGGCAAAAGGTCAGCCCGGAGGTAGTAAATGCTGTCCATGCAGCTACTTGCGGACAGCCTGGTCTGGTCTGCTGGTTTGGAGAGTTGCTGACCACCAAATTCAATCCAGGCCAGGATAAGGTAATTGATATGGCAGTTTGGGAAGAGACATATCTTGCTGTTGTGCATACTGAGTGGAATAATTCCATCCTCAATCTTATTAAGAAAGCACAGTCGCCCTATCTGCCCCAGGTTCTTGACCTGTTTACTCGCTCTGATCTGCCCTTCAGCATAAGAGCCGAGTGGTGCAGTTATCTTTATCTGCTGGGTGTGATCGACAAGGAAAAAAATCTTGATGGTGGAGCCGTCAGGTATGTATGCCGCTTTGCTTCACCTTATATTCAGACATGCCTTTACAATGCTTTGACCAGGGATCTGATGGGCGAGCGGCCCCCGATACTGCCATTAGAGCCGATGGATGAGCTTTTGGATGTTTTCTCAGGGCCGGAATTAAATCTGCCTGCATTGCTGGATCGTTATGTTTTTTACCTGCAACGGCTCAAGGATTCCGGGCTCAATCCCTGGCACAATCAGCCTCGTCGCACAGATTTGCACTATACTGAGTACGTGGGACATTTCCATCTTTATGCCTGGCTGCAAAACGCAGTGCAGGACTATTGTATCGTCAGCCCCGAGTTTCCTACAGGTAATGGCCGCGTAGATCTGCATTTGAAATGCACTGACAAAGAAGGAGTCATTGAGGTAAAAAACTATACAAATCAGGCCAAAACGAAACGTTATATCCAGCAGGCTGCAAGCTATGCCAGCAATCTTACCTTACCTTCCATCACTATAGCTCTTTTCGTTCCTTTGGAAGATGAGACTATTCTGGCCAGGCTGTCCAAGTCGTACGAGATTGCTGGAGTACAGATTGTTGTCAGGGCCATTGGATGGGTATAA